The sequence CGGTTGTGCGACTGCACCGATTGGCCCGTTGTATTGTCGCGGTAACCCAGCGTCAGGCCAACATCGATGAAATTTTGTTCAGGACGGCGTTTCGTATAAATCTTGATAGCACCACCGCCAAAATCGCCAGGCAATTCGGCCAAACCGGTTTTGTAGACGATCATCCGATCGATGATGTTGCTCGGTACCAGATCGAACGAAAATGAACGCGTGTCTACCTCGGTTGAGGGCGTAATCAAATCATTGACCAACACGGAGTTGTAGCGAGCACCCATACCCCGAATCAGCACGAAGCGGTTATCGACGATGCTCACGCCCGGCACGCGGCGGATGGCGGCAGCGGCGTCGCGGTCCTGCGCTTTCTGAATCTGCTGGGCTGATACACCCACTGCCATGGCTTTGATCTGCTTGATCTCAGCGACTACTGCAATTTCGGTGTTGGTAGTGCGGCCCGCTTTCACGACCACTTCCTGCAACTGCTGATTGTCTTCCGACAAATCCGTTTCCAGCACCGTGGCGTTGCCTGACTCGATCCGCACGTTAGGAACCGATTTGGTTTTGTACGACACGTAGCTGATTTGGATGGTGTGGCTACCGGCTGGTACTTTTGCCAGTTCAAATTGGCCGTTGACGTCGGTGCTGATACCCATCGGTGTGGGCAGCCCCATAATCTGCACCGTGGCCCCGATGATGGCATCGTGGGTTTTGCCGTCGCGGATTGTACCGCGGAGGATGCCTGTTTGCCCGAATACCGTCAGTGACAGGCAGCAGAGTGAACTAATCAGTAATAGCTTTTTCATATTGGCGTTAATCCATTATCTGGATGACGCCGCAAAGCTACCGGGGCCATGTTACCCCAATATTACCAGTAGGTTACGGCTAAATTATGATTACACCGTTTCCTTATACACACGTAACACACTGTAAATCAATAGCTATCTCTGTTTTTAGTCGGCTACACAAATAGACTATGGTGATGTCGTATCTTTACCAAACGAATTAGCTGCCATTCCGACTGTATGCGTATTATTTGCTCCGTGGGTCTCGTTGTGCTGCTGTTGGTCGGCCTGTTGCGCTGCCAACGGACCACCAAACCCGAACCACCCAAGAAGACGATAACGAGTGCCATTCCCGAACCCGTAACGCCCCCCGTCTCGATTACGGTCGCTGCCATTCCGCCCCGGCCTATCGTATCGGATTCGCTTCTGCTCGAACCGCCGATCATCGACTCGTCAGGTACGTTGCCGCCGCTCAAGCGTGAGTTTCGCGCCGTCTGGATCGCTACGGTCGACAACATCGACTGGCCGAGTAAGAAGGGCCTGCCCGTAGCCGATCAGCAACGGGAGTTTCTGGAGTTGCTCGACATGAGTCAGCAAACGGGCCTCAACGCGGTGGTCGTGCAGATTCGGGCCGCGGCCGATGCCTTTTACGCCAAAGGCAGTGAACCGTGGTCGGAGTGGCTGACGGGGCAACAAGGCCTAGCACCCGACCCGTTCTACGACCCCATGGAATTCATGATCCGGGAAGCGCGGGCGCGTAACCTTGAGTTTCACGCATGGCTTAACCTCGACCGGGCTACGTTCAGCAAAGTGGCGAGTGTTGCGCCCACCAACATTAGTTTTCAGCGCCCCAACTGGATGGTCGAGTATGGTGGCCGCAAACTCTTTAACCTCGGCCTGCCCGAGGTACGTGCCTACGTGGCCGGTACGGTCGCTAACATCGTTCGGAACTACGACGTGGACGGTATTCATTTCGACGATTATTTTTATCCCTATGCCGTAGCGGGCCAAACCTTTGCCGACGATGCGACTTTTCAACAATTCAACCCCGATGGGCTGAAGAAAGACGATTGGCGGCGGCAGAACATCGATAAGCTCATCCGGCAAATTGGCGACTCCATTCAAGTCACCAAGCCGTGGGTGAAGTTTGGCATCAGCCCGTTTGGCGTCTGGAAAAACCAGAAGAACGACCCGCAGGGCTCGCTCACCTATGGCGGTCAGGCCTTCTACGATCTCTACGCCGACATCCGCAAGTGGGCGCGTGAAGATTGGGCCGATTACATCGTTCCGCAGATTTATTTCTCGACCAAATTTGACCGCGCCAACTATAAAGTGCTGGTCGACTGGTGGATCAAAAACAAAGGAAACCGACACCTGTATATAGGGCAGGGGCCATATCGGCTCGGGCGGGGGTCGGAAGCGGGCTGGCTTGAGCAGACCCAATTGGGCGATCAGCTACGCCATAATCGACAGTATGCCGATGTGCTCGGCAGCGTTTTTTTCAGTGCCAAATCGTTGAAGAATAACCTGCTGGCTTGTCGCGATACGCTGCAGACCCGCTTTTACCAACATCCGGCCCTAGTACCTACCATGCCCTGGCTCGACGATGTGCCACCCAACCAGCCCCGCAATGCGAAAGCCGCGCCGCTCACCGATGGTATTGAATTGTTCTGGGAAGAACCCGAGCAGCCGACCGAGCTCGACCGGGTACGTTATTACGTGGTGTACCGAACGGAAGGCGTGCGTTTGCCCCGCACCACCGACCCCCGCCGGATTCTGGCGATCCGCCCCGCCGAACAGGGCACTCGCCTGATTGACCGCTCGGCCGACCCGAAAAAGCGCTACACCTACACCGTCACGGCCTTCGACCGCCTCCACAACGAAAGCGCGGCTACTTCAGTTGTGTACCGGACTGGTGTGAATTGAGGTGTTTTACACAAACGCGCCCATCACTTCTGACACGGGTTTAGCCTCGGGGAAGAAGGAAAGGAGGCGGTTCAGAATACCTTCGACGACGGCGTCGGGGCAGGAAGCGCCGCAGGTGAGCAACACCGTGATAGGGCGCGTGGCGGGCAGGTAGTTTTCGGTCACGATTTCCTGCTTCGTGGCTAGATCGAAATGGCGAATCAGCGTATCAGACAGCATCTTATCGGCCGATTCAATAAAGTAGGTCGGGAGTTTTTCGGCACAAAGCTCTACGATGTGCGACGTATTCGACGAATTGTAGCCGCCCGCCACAATGGCCAGGTCGGCTGGGTACGTTAACAAGGCATACGTCGCGTCCTGGTTGTCGTTGGTGGCGTAGCAGAGCGTATCGCGCGTGTTGGCGAAGTGCTCTTCCACACTAGCCGATCCTTCTTCCAGCCCATACTGGCGGATCATCACCAGCTTCAGAAAATCAGCAATACCCTGGGTGTCAGACGCCAGCATGGTCGTCTGGTTCACGACGCCGATCCGGCGCAGGTCGCGGGCGGGGTCGAAGCCGGCAGAGTACTGCCCGGCAAATTCGTCGTAAAACTGCTCCGGGCTGCGTTCGCCGGTGATGTACAAGGCCAACCGTTGGGCCTGTGCCATGTTTTTGACCACCACCGTTGGGGCCGATTCTTTGCTGTGCGAAAACGTGGCCCGGGTTTCTTCGTGCGTGGGCTTGCCGTGCACCACAATCGTGTACTCTTTTTTCCCGATCTGGCTCGCCTTGTTCCATACCTTTTCCACAAATGGGCAGGTCGTATTGTAAGTTTCTACGTCGAGGCCAATCTGCGCGAGTTCACGCTGGGTTTCGAGGGTGGTACCAAACGCCGGGATAATCACCACGTCGGCGGGAGTCAGTTCAGTAAACGGAATCAGCTGCCGACCCGACGTATCGAGCAGGAACTGTACGCCCCGGCTCAGCAAATCGGCGTTGACGTCAGGATTGTGGATCATCTCGCTCAGGAGAAAAATTCGTTTTCCCGGATTTTCGGCAATTGCTTTGTAGGCAATCTCGATCGCATTCTCGACGCCGTAGCAGAAGCCAAAATGCCGCGCAATCTGAAACCGCACCGGCCCGAAGTCGAGCGTCGTCGGCGTGAAATCGCGTTTAAGCTTGTCGCGTTTGCGGCGATACTCTTTCAGCGGCGTAATGATGGTGCTACGGTAATACTCGGGAATGTCGAACGTTTTCATAGGTGACAAAGGTACAGCCCTACCAGCCTATTGGGTCAACATCCGGCGCAGGCGCTTCGTTCGGCATCCGATTTGCCGCCAAACGTCAAACTTCTTTCGTATCTTGGTAACTCGCCAACAGCGCCCATAACAACCTGACTGTATTCTCTGAATGAGACGATCGTTTACGCTTGCTTTTGTCGTGGCTGCCACCTTCGGGTCGGTCGCTTTTTTACCCGTCAACCCGCTTCGGCCGTCGCTGGAGAAGGTGTTCGAACGCATCAACCAAGAGGTGATGCAACATGGGCAGGCCTACGAAACCCTGGCCGATGCTTCTACCCGGATCGGCCATCGCCTGACGGGCAGCCCCAACGGTGCCAAAGCCGAAGAGTACGCGTTTAATCTGCTCCGGTCCTACGGGTTCAAAGACGTGCGCTACGATTCGTTCGAGGTTGAATCGTGGATGCGCGACACCTGTACACTATCTATTGTGCCCAACAAGTCAGACAATTACCGCGACGTGCGGGTGGTTTCGCTGGCGCACTCGCCCGTGGATGCGCACGTTCGGGGCGAAATCATCGACGTGGGCAACGGGCTGGAAGGGGATTTTGCCGCCCTGAAAGATCAGATCAAAGGAAAAATCGCGCTGGTTAATATCGGCCTGTCGAACCCGACGAAAGGCGCGCGCAACCTGCACCGCTCCGAAAAAACGGCCCTCGCCATTCAGCACGGCGCCAAAGGCGTGATTATGGTCAATCTGGTGCCGGGTAATGTGCTGCTCACCGGTACGGCTTCGGTGACGGGTAAGCTGATTCCGGTACCGGCGGTCTGTATTTCCTACGAAAGCGGACAGGCACTGCGAAAATGGATGACCGAAGAGCAAAACGACCACCTCAACGCTCAGATCGACATGACCAATGCAAGCCGGAAAATCAAGGCCCGCAACGTGGTGGCGACGCTACCCGGTTCGAAATACCCGAACGAGAAAATCGTGATCGGCGGCCACCTCGACTCCTGGGATCTGGCAACGGGCGCGATCGACAACGGCATCGGCTCGTTTTCGGTGATGGACATTGCCCGGACGTTCAAAGCGCTGAAACTGAAGCCCGCCCGCACCATCGAATTTGTCTTGTTTATGGGCGAAGAACAGGGACTCCTGGGCTCACGGGCAATGGTCGAAGCCTACAAAAAGGCGAACAAACTCGATCAGGTACGTTACGTGCTGAACCTCGACATGACGAATAACCCGGTGGGTTTCAATGCCTTTGGCCGGGAAGAGATCATTCCGCTACTAAAAACGGTGGGCGAAGCGATCCAAAAAACCGATACCGGCTTTGCCAACACACTGACCAATCAGGCAGGCCTTCATTCTGACCATCAGCCGTTTATGATCGAGGGTGTACCCATAATCGGTATGAACGGCAACCTGGCCCGCGAAGTGCTCGACTGCTACCACGCCAACTGTGATCGCATCAACCTGGTCGACAAGGCGCAGCTAACCAACACCGTGCGGTACAGCGCCATGTTGCTCTACGCCCTCGCCGACGCCAGCGACATTCCGACCCGCCGTTTTGATGACACCCGCACTCGCGATTACCTCATCGCGCAGGGCCTCCGCACCCCCCTCCAGATTGCCAACGAGTGGCGCTGGAAGGAGTAAGATGAATGAATAATGTATCGTGTAGAATGAATAATGGGCTGGCGCGCCTTACTCTTGCGCCAGCCCATTATTCATTCTACACGATACATTATTCATTCAATTCCCACTCGGCATCCCCGATAGCTGGAAGCTGGCGATTTTCCAGTTATTGCCGACTTTCACACAAGTGGCGATAAAGACCACATTGGCGTTGAAACTGGTGCCCTGTAGCGCCCCCTTAAATTTTGAGTCGCCCGTCACGATCGCTATATTACCGTTGTAAGTCCGGCTGCGTACGTTGTTGGCAGGCATGGTTTCGGTCACCAGATAGGCCCCGCTCAACGCCTGGCTTAAGAGATCCCGGTCGGCGGTTTGCCCATCGAAACTGGTAATCGTAAAGTCGTCGGTGGTGAGGGCGGTCATGGCTGTTGCGTCTTCGGCTTCGATTGCCTTACAGAAAGCCGTCGCCAAACCCGCAGGCTCGGTAGCCGCCGTCTGAGCAAAAGCGCCGACGGTTGTCAGCAACGTACCCACCAGAAATAGTATTTTTTTCATAAAAAACGAGACACATTTGATTTCTGGTAAAAGTCGGCAGTTGACTGCTTATTTCCAACGGGTATTGGATAAGCGACGCAAGGCTTAATCGACACGTTATATAGCCTTCTGCTTTAGACCAATCCTTCCCGCAATAAATCGTGCAGGTGCACAAACCCGACTAATTGATTGGGCGGTGCCGAGACTAACACCTGCGTGATATTGCGCGATTGCATGACCTCCAACGCCGCCACGGCATAGTCGTCGGGCGAAACACAGACAGGGTTCACCGTCATGATGTCGCGCGCGCAGAGGTGGTGATAATTGTCGTACTGACTCACCATGCGCCGTACGTCGCCGTCCGTGATAATGCCCAGCAACGTACCTGACGGGATGGGCCTTCCCGAATCTGTTTGGCCCGATACGTCCAGCACAGCCGCCGCGCCCAGCCGCCCGGCTGACATCGTCATCATGGTATCGTGGATGCTGGTATGGGGCAGCACGTAGGGACATTGATTATTCGGAAACAGATCGCTCACTTTTAGGTACAATTTCTTCCCTAAAGCGCCACCAGGGTGGTACCGGGCAAAATCCTGCCGGGTAAAGCCGCGGGCCGTGAGCAGGGCAATCGCCAGCGCGTCGCCCAGCGCCAGTGCCACCGTCGTGCTCGTGGTTGGGGCCAAGTTGAGCGGATCGGCCTCGCGGTCGGCGGGGGCCAGCAAAACAAAATCGGCCTGCTTGGCCAGATACGAGTCGGCCTCGCCCACCAGCGCGACGAGTTTGGCACCCGTGCGGTGAATGAGCGGCACCAGCACCTTTATTTCGGCGGTGTTACCACTCTTCGAAATGGCCATAACCATATCGGTTGCCTGCACCATGCCCAGATCGCCATGAATGGCGTCGGCAGCGTGCATAAACAAGGCAGGCGTGCCGGTCGAATTAAGCGTGGCCACGATCTTTTGCCCGATCAGCGCACTCTTTCCGACGCCCGTAATCACCACCCGCCCGGTCAGCTGACGAATCGCCTCGACGCACTGCTCAAATGACTCGCCGATGTGGGCGGTGGCGGCGCGAATGGCCTCAGCCTCGGCCAGCATAACATCGCGGGCAATGGATTGCCAATTTTTTGTTAGTTTCAATCTCAAGAACTGCTTTGATACGGGCAATGGGTTGTAAATTCGCTTTACCCGTAGAAGTAAACACCGATACGTCTTACTTTATCAGCGTATTGTTAAAGTTAACTAAGTGGTGACTCTACAGGGTTTGTCTGTTTGTTGCTTTGCCAACAAGCCGCTTCATCGACAACAAACCCAGTAGGGATTCGCAAAGATAGAAACGCACACAAGCTCCAACCACCTTCCTTAAGTAGCGTACCATGATGCAAATTGACCAGTCTATCCAGACAACATTGAAGGAGCGGCTGAAAGAAATTTTTGGATTCAGCCAATTTCGGGGCGACCAGGAAACGATTATTCATAATATCCTGGCAGGCAAAAACACCTTTGTCATCATGCCCACCGGGGCAGGCAAATCGCTTTGCTATCAGCTGCCCGCTATCGCTTCGGAAGGTACTGCCATCGTGATCTCGCCGCTGATTGCCCTGATGAAGAATCAGGTCGATCAACTTAATGCCTTTGGTATAAACGCGCAATTTCTGAACTCGACGCTCTCGAAAACCGAGATGACCAAGGTAAAGAAAGATACGCTCAACGGCACCCTCAAGCTCCTTTACATCGCGCCTGAGTCGCTCACGAAAGAGGAGAATCTCGATTTTCTGAAGAAGGCCGTCATCTCCTTTGTCGCCATCGACGAGGCACACTGTATCTCGGAATGGGGGCACGATTTCCGGCCGGAATACCGCAAAATCAGGGGTATTGTCGACAACATCGGGCATCACTCGGGCCGCATGGGCCTGCCCGTCATTGCCCTCACGGCCACCGCTACGCCCAAAGTGCAGCAGGATATTCAGAAGAACCTGAATATGGAAGATGCCGACGTGTTCAAGACGTCGTTCAACCGCAAAAACCTGTATTACGAGATCAAACCGAAGGTCGATGCCAAGAAGGCCCTGATCAAATACGTCAAGCACAACAAGGGTAAATCGGGCATTGTGTATTGCCTGAGCCGCAAAACCGCCGAAGACATTGCCGAATTGCTGCGGGTCAACGACGTGCGGGCCCTCCCCTACCACGCCGGCCTCGACCCACAGACCCGCATCGCCAACCAGGATGCGTTTCTGAACGAGGAAGTTGACGTGGTATGCGCGACCATCGCCTTTGGCATGGGTATCGACAAGCCCGACGTTCGGTTCGTAATTCACTACGACGCGCCCAAGTCGCTCGAAGGGTATTATCAGGAAACGGGCCGCGCTGGCCGCGATGGGCTGGAAGGCAACTGCATCATGTTCTACAGCTACGACGACATCGTGAAGCTGGAGAAATTCAACAAAGACAAGCCCGTTACCGAGCGCGACAACGCCAAGCACCTGTTGCAGGAGATGGTGTCGTATGCCAACCTCGGGGTGTGCCGCCGTCGGCAGTTGCTGGGTTACTTTGGCGAATACATGGAAAAGGATTGTGGCTTCTGCGACAACTGCCTTAAACCCACGCCCAAGTTTAAAGCGCAGGCCGAGATTATTCTGGCGTTACAAACGGTTTTGCAAACCGATCAGCGCTTCGACGTAAGCCACCTCGCCGACGTGTTGACCGCCACTGACAATCAGTACATTACCAGCTACGAGCACGACAAACTGGAGCTCTATGGCAAGGGTAAGTCGTTCAGCGAAGATTGCAACGTCTGGTGTTCGCTCATCAAGCAGATCACCATTCTGGGTTTCCTCGAAAAAGACGTCGACAACTACGGCGTGCTGCGCGTTACGCAGAAGGGGATGAACTACATCGAGGACCCCTATCCGGTGATGCTCTCGACCGACCACGACTACGAGCAGGCCGAAGCCGACGCCAAAGAGGAAGACAACAACGAGGCAACGGCCGGCAGCGGCGGCAACGCCTACGACGAAGAACTGCTGGGGCTGCTGAAGGCGCTGCGGAAGAAAGTTGCCAAGGAGAAAAACCTGCCTCCCTACGTGATCTTCCAGGACCCTTCTATGGAGGAGATGGCGACAACGTACCCAACCACGCGCGAAGAGATGGCGCAGATCAACGGCGTGGGTATGGGCAAGGTGCAGAAATTCGGCAAGCCGTTTATCGACCTGATTACCAAATACGTTGAAGAAAACGACATCGAAACGGCCAAAGACGTCGTTGTGAAGTCGACCGTCAACAAGTCGAAGATCAAAATTTACATTATTCAGCAGATTGACCGGAAGATCGACCTCGACGAAATCGCCGAAGCCAAAGACCTGACGCTCGTTGATCTGGTCGAAGAAATCGAACACATCTGCTACTCGGGTACGCGGCTGAACCTCGATTACTACATCGATCAGATTATCGACGAAGATCGGCAAGACGAGATTTTCGAGTATTTCATGCGGGCCGAAACCGATAACATTGCCGTTGCCATGCAGCAATTCCAGGGCGACGATTTTACCGAACAGGAACTCCGCCTCATGCGGATCAAATTCTTGTCAGAAGTAGCCAATTAAAGTCGTTTGATGTTTGCTGTTTGTCGTTTGACGTTGTTCCACACCCATACATGACTTGGTTCTGAGCAGCGTAACGCCAGACATCAGACGTTAAACATCAAACCCTAAAAATGAATATACTTATACTTGGCTCGGGGGGGCGCGAACATGCCTTTGCATGGAAACTGACCCAGAGTCCGTTGTGTGATCATCTGTTTGTAGCGCCGGGCAATGCTGGCACCGCGCAGATGGCAACCAACTTACCCATTGCTGTTACCGATTTTGCCGCTATTGCCAAGGCCATACGTACCCACCAGATCGATCTGCTGCTGATCGGCCCGGAAGAGCCGCTGGTGAAAGGCGTAGTCGATTACTTGCGTCAGCAACCCGATCTGACCACGTTGCGCATCGTGGGGCCAGATGCGCTGGGGGCGCAGTTGGAGGGCAGCAAAGATTTTTCGAAGACCTTCATGGCGAAGCACGGCATCCCGACAGCCAGCTCGCGCACGTTTACCGACGAAACCCTGGCCGAAGGCCTGGCCTACCTGGAAACACATACACTGCCGGTGGTGTTAAAAGCGGACGGGCTGGCGGCCGGCAAGGGGGTCATTATTGCCGATACCGTGGTGCAGGCGCAGGATACGTTGCGCGAAATGCTCGGCGGGCGATTTGGCGAAGCAGGCCACCGGGTCGTGATTGAGCAGTTTCTGCGGGGCATTGAACTGTCGGTCTTCGTTCTGAGCGATGGCACGAACTATAAGATTCTGCCCGAAGCCAAAGATTACAAACGCATTGGCGAAGGGGACACCGGCCCCAACACGGGCGGCATGGGTGCTGTTTCGCCGGTGGTGTTTGCCAACGACACGTTTCTTCGGAAAGTCGAAGAGCGCGTTGTGAAGCCCACGATGGCGGGCCTTCAACAGGAAGGCATCGTCTACAAAGGCTTCATTTTTATTGGGTTGATGAACGTGAAAAGTGAGCCGTACGTCATTGAGTATAACGCCCGGATGGGCGATCCCGAAACGGAAGTGGTGTTGCCGCGCATTCAGACCGACCTGGTCGAACTGCTGGTAGCCACGGCCGATGGCGAACTCGACAAGGTGACGATGCAGGTGTTGCCCCAAACCGCCGTTACGACGGTGCTGGTTGCGGGAGGCTATCCCGATGCGTATGAGAAAGGCAAAGCCATTGCCGACCTCGACCGCCTCGATGACGTAACCGCTTTTCATGCGGGCACAACCAACCTCGACGGGCAGGTTGTGACCAACGGAGGACGCGTGCTGGCGATTACAGCCATTGCCAACTCGCTCGAAAACGCCGTACGGAAGTCGCAGGAAGCGGCCCGGACGGTAACTTACGACGGAAAGTATTTCCGAAAAGATATAGGACTGGATCTGATCCGGTACCAAGACTGAAACTGTACAATGCAGAACGAACAGTGTACGATGACTAGTACAACGAGTCAGGTACGTGTTCAGTGAAGCCATTGTACAGTGTTCATTATACAGTGTACATTCAAAGATGGGATGTCAATCCTGTGCTGTTGGCGGATGCGGGTCTCGCGCCCGAACAACCGATACCGATGAGGTAGCCGTAGCGACCAAAACGGCGGGTTGTTCGAGTGGAGGCTGCTCATCAGGCGGCTGCAATAAACTAAACTCGTTTGACTGGTTGAGCGATATGCTCCCATCAAACGCACCTAACACCCGCGACGGCTATACCGTCGTTGAGGTAAAATTTAAAGGCGGACGCAAAGACTACTTCCGCAATGTGCATAACCTGGACCTGACGACGGGCGACTTTGTGGTGTGTGAGATGACCTCGGGCTACCACCTCGGCGCCGTTTCGATGCAGGGTGATCTGGTGCGGCTGCAACTCAAACGCAAGCACATCCAGATCAACGACGATACGAAGGTGATTCAGCGGGTAGCGACCCAACGCGACCTGGAGAAACACGAACAGGCCATTCTGCGCGATTTGCCAAGCCTCTACCGTGCCCGCGAGATCGTGCGTGACCTGAAGTTGCAGATGAAGCTTTCCGACGTGGAGTTTCAGTCAGACAACACGAAAGCGACGTTCTACTACTCGTCGGAAGAGCGGGTCGATTTTCGGGAGCTGATCAAGATGCTGGCGTCGGAGTTCAAGGTGCGCGTCGAGATGCGGCAGATCAGTTTGCGGCAGGAAGCGGGGCGTATCGGCGGGTTGGGTTCGTGCGGCCGGGAGCTCTGTTGCTCAACCTGGCTGACCGATTTCAAAAACATTACCACCTCGGCCGCGCGCTACCAGAATCTGTCGCTCAACCCGGCTAAGTTGTCGGGGCAGTGCGGTCGGCTCAAATGCTGCCTTAATTACGAACTCGATACCTACGTGGATGCGCTGCGCGACATCCCGACGGTCGACAAGCCGCTGGAAACGCAGAAAGGCCGCGCCTTTTTGCAGAAGACCGACATCTTCCGCAAGATCATGTGGTTCGGTTATAGTTCGGAAAGCACCTGGCATCCGTTGCCCATTGCGCGGGTGCTGGAGATTGTTGCGCTAAACAAGCAGGGCGTTGTACCCGAGTCGTTTGACGTGCTCACGCCGGTTGGTGAGAAAGAAGCCCTTTCAGCCGCCGCTCTCAACGCCGACCTGACGCAGCTGGACAAGAAATACGCCAGCCAGAACCGCAGCAGTAGCAGCCGACGGAAAAAGAAAAAACGGTAAGAGCCTCACTCCATAAAAAGCAAAAAGGCCCTCAGTTTGATGCTGAGGGCCTTTTTGCTTTTTAGCTGCCCGCCGAAAACGGATATGCCTATACGTTTATAAGGGCAAATAAACGGTGAACGTAGCGCCCTCGGCAAGCTTGCTAGCCGCCGTGATTGCGCCACCGTGGGTATTGACCACTTTTTCGCAGATCGCCAGACCAATGCCTGTTCCGGCGTATTTCGCTTTGCTGTGGAGCCGCTGGAACACCTGAAAAATGCGGTCGATGTAGCGCGGGTCGAACCCGATTCCGTTATCGATGATATCAATCCGGTAGTAGCCCTGCGTGCGGGTTGGATCGAGCAGCGTTGGCGCATCAGCGGCGGTTACCTGTCGGGTACGTACCTGAATATGCGGCGCTACGCCTGCTTTCCTGAACTTGATGGCGTTACTAAACAGATTTTGGAACAGTTGCCGAAGTTGCGATGCATCACCGCGCACTACTGGCAGTTCAGGTACGTCGAACGTAGCGCCCGACTCAGTCACGGCGAGTTCCAGATTAAGCAGCACGTCAGTCACGACGGCATTGAGCGCCACCGAATTGGTGAT comes from Fibrella aestuarina BUZ 2 and encodes:
- the recQ gene encoding DNA helicase RecQ; translation: MMQIDQSIQTTLKERLKEIFGFSQFRGDQETIIHNILAGKNTFVIMPTGAGKSLCYQLPAIASEGTAIVISPLIALMKNQVDQLNAFGINAQFLNSTLSKTEMTKVKKDTLNGTLKLLYIAPESLTKEENLDFLKKAVISFVAIDEAHCISEWGHDFRPEYRKIRGIVDNIGHHSGRMGLPVIALTATATPKVQQDIQKNLNMEDADVFKTSFNRKNLYYEIKPKVDAKKALIKYVKHNKGKSGIVYCLSRKTAEDIAELLRVNDVRALPYHAGLDPQTRIANQDAFLNEEVDVVCATIAFGMGIDKPDVRFVIHYDAPKSLEGYYQETGRAGRDGLEGNCIMFYSYDDIVKLEKFNKDKPVTERDNAKHLLQEMVSYANLGVCRRRQLLGYFGEYMEKDCGFCDNCLKPTPKFKAQAEIILALQTVLQTDQRFDVSHLADVLTATDNQYITSYEHDKLELYGKGKSFSEDCNVWCSLIKQITILGFLEKDVDNYGVLRVTQKGMNYIEDPYPVMLSTDHDYEQAEADAKEEDNNEATAGSGGNAYDEELLGLLKALRKKVAKEKNLPPYVIFQDPSMEEMATTYPTTREEMAQINGVGMGKVQKFGKPFIDLITKYVEENDIETAKDVVVKSTVNKSKIKIYIIQQIDRKIDLDEIAEAKDLTLVDLVEEIEHICYSGTRLNLDYYIDQIIDEDRQDEIFEYFMRAETDNIAVAMQQFQGDDFTEQELRLMRIKFLSEVAN
- a CDS encoding nuclear transport factor 2 family protein; the protein is MKKILFLVGTLLTTVGAFAQTAATEPAGLATAFCKAIEAEDATAMTALTTDDFTITSFDGQTADRDLLSQALSGAYLVTETMPANNVRSRTYNGNIAIVTGDSKFKGALQGTSFNANVVFIATCVKVGNNWKIASFQLSGMPSGN
- a CDS encoding KpsF/GutQ family sugar-phosphate isomerase, which encodes MKLTKNWQSIARDVMLAEAEAIRAATAHIGESFEQCVEAIRQLTGRVVITGVGKSALIGQKIVATLNSTGTPALFMHAADAIHGDLGMVQATDMVMAISKSGNTAEIKVLVPLIHRTGAKLVALVGEADSYLAKQADFVLLAPADREADPLNLAPTTSTTVALALGDALAIALLTARGFTRQDFARYHPGGALGKKLYLKVSDLFPNNQCPYVLPHTSIHDTMMTMSAGRLGAAAVLDVSGQTDSGRPIPSGTLLGIITDGDVRRMVSQYDNYHHLCARDIMTVNPVCVSPDDYAVAALEVMQSRNITQVLVSAPPNQLVGFVHLHDLLREGLV
- a CDS encoding 4-hydroxy-3-methylbut-2-enyl diphosphate reductase, translating into MKTFDIPEYYRSTIITPLKEYRRKRDKLKRDFTPTTLDFGPVRFQIARHFGFCYGVENAIEIAYKAIAENPGKRIFLLSEMIHNPDVNADLLSRGVQFLLDTSGRQLIPFTELTPADVVIIPAFGTTLETQRELAQIGLDVETYNTTCPFVEKVWNKASQIGKKEYTIVVHGKPTHEETRATFSHSKESAPTVVVKNMAQAQRLALYITGERSPEQFYDEFAGQYSAGFDPARDLRRIGVVNQTTMLASDTQGIADFLKLVMIRQYGLEEGSASVEEHFANTRDTLCYATNDNQDATYALLTYPADLAIVAGGYNSSNTSHIVELCAEKLPTYFIESADKMLSDTLIRHFDLATKQEIVTENYLPATRPITVLLTCGASCPDAVVEGILNRLLSFFPEAKPVSEVMGAFV
- a CDS encoding glycoside hydrolase family 10 protein produces the protein MRIICSVGLVVLLLVGLLRCQRTTKPEPPKKTITSAIPEPVTPPVSITVAAIPPRPIVSDSLLLEPPIIDSSGTLPPLKREFRAVWIATVDNIDWPSKKGLPVADQQREFLELLDMSQQTGLNAVVVQIRAAADAFYAKGSEPWSEWLTGQQGLAPDPFYDPMEFMIREARARNLEFHAWLNLDRATFSKVASVAPTNISFQRPNWMVEYGGRKLFNLGLPEVRAYVAGTVANIVRNYDVDGIHFDDYFYPYAVAGQTFADDATFQQFNPDGLKKDDWRRQNIDKLIRQIGDSIQVTKPWVKFGISPFGVWKNQKNDPQGSLTYGGQAFYDLYADIRKWAREDWADYIVPQIYFSTKFDRANYKVLVDWWIKNKGNRHLYIGQGPYRLGRGSEAGWLEQTQLGDQLRHNRQYADVLGSVFFSAKSLKNNLLACRDTLQTRFYQHPALVPTMPWLDDVPPNQPRNAKAAPLTDGIELFWEEPEQPTELDRVRYYVVYRTEGVRLPRTTDPRRILAIRPAEQGTRLIDRSADPKKRYTYTVTAFDRLHNESAATSVVYRTGVN
- a CDS encoding M20/M25/M40 family metallo-hydrolase; the protein is MRRSFTLAFVVAATFGSVAFLPVNPLRPSLEKVFERINQEVMQHGQAYETLADASTRIGHRLTGSPNGAKAEEYAFNLLRSYGFKDVRYDSFEVESWMRDTCTLSIVPNKSDNYRDVRVVSLAHSPVDAHVRGEIIDVGNGLEGDFAALKDQIKGKIALVNIGLSNPTKGARNLHRSEKTALAIQHGAKGVIMVNLVPGNVLLTGTASVTGKLIPVPAVCISYESGQALRKWMTEEQNDHLNAQIDMTNASRKIKARNVVATLPGSKYPNEKIVIGGHLDSWDLATGAIDNGIGSFSVMDIARTFKALKLKPARTIEFVLFMGEEQGLLGSRAMVEAYKKANKLDQVRYVLNLDMTNNPVGFNAFGREEIIPLLKTVGEAIQKTDTGFANTLTNQAGLHSDHQPFMIEGVPIIGMNGNLAREVLDCYHANCDRINLVDKAQLTNTVRYSAMLLYALADASDIPTRRFDDTRTRDYLIAQGLRTPLQIANEWRWKE